The following proteins are encoded in a genomic region of Acidobacteriota bacterium:
- a CDS encoding PIN domain-containing protein, whose protein sequence is MGRKRRAGEAFRGANGLIDTGAMLALLDADDRWHAGCAAAFAGLRLPLATTAAVLAEFFHLLGRRPADIAAAWRFLRSGAVTVLPIGDDDLPALDALMKRYADRPMDLADATLVHLAQRESIATVFTIDHDDFETYRAGRRRFRIEPGRWHR, encoded by the coding sequence ATGGGCCGAAAACGCCGAGCCGGCGAGGCGTTTCGGGGCGCTAACGGACTCATAGACACGGGCGCGATGCTGGCGCTCCTGGACGCGGACGATCGGTGGCACGCCGGTTGCGCCGCGGCATTCGCTGGCCTGCGGTTGCCACTCGCCACGACCGCAGCCGTGCTCGCCGAATTCTTCCATCTGCTCGGCCGCCGACCCGCAGACATTGCCGCTGCCTGGCGCTTCCTGCGTTCTGGTGCGGTCACGGTGCTCCCGATTGGCGACGACGATCTTCCCGCGCTGGATGCCCTGATGAAGCGTTACGCCGATCGCCCGATGGACTTAGCGGACGCGACCCTGGTTCACCTGGCGCAGAGAGAGTCGATAGCGACTGTCTTCACCATCGATCATGACGATTTCGAGACCTATCGCGCCGGTCGCCGCAGGTTTCGGATCGAACCAGGGCGTTGGCATCGGTGA